CTCGCACAACTCGCCGAACGCATCAACCTGAAGGGCCGCGGCGGCGCGGGCTTCCCCTTCCACAAGAAGCTGCGCTCGGTCGCCGAAGCGGCGATCAAGCGCGGCGTCCGGCCGGTCGTCGTCGTGAACGGCAGCGAGGACGAACCGGCCTGCCGCAAGGACACGGTGCTCATCAACCGTGCCCCGCATCTGATCCTGGACGGCGCGCTGCTGTGCGCCGAGGCCCTGGGTGCCCGCACGCTCGTGGTGGGGGTCACCCGTGAGTCCACTCAGCGCTCCATGGAGGCCGCGCTCGCCGAACGCGGCCTCAGCAACGGCCGCCGGTCGGCACTGCGCGCCCGTGTGCAGCGCAACCCGGTCCGCATGGTCACCGGCGCCGCCGCGTCGCTGGTCCGCTCGATCGACGGCGGCCCGGCCGTCCCGCCCGGCCGCAAGGTCAGTGCCTCGCAGAACGGCGTCGGCGGCGCGCCCACCCTGCTGTCCAACGCGGAGACCTTCGCCCAGCTGGCGATCGCCGCCCGCATCGGCCCCGAGCGCTACGGCAACACCGGTCTGTACGACGAGCCGGGCACCGTCATGCTCACGGTCTCCGGCGCGGTGGCCCGCCCCATGGTGATCGAGGTCCCCACGGGCGTGCCGCTGCGCTACGTCCTGCAGCTCGCCGGCGCGCCGCCGGTGCCGCAGGGCGTGCTCACCGGCGGCTACCACGGCAAGTGGATCGACGCGGCGACGGTGAACGAGGCGATCGTCTCCCGCAACTCCCTGGACGCGGTGGGCGGCGCGCTCGGTGCCGGCGCGATTCTGCCGATCACTCAGGACACCTGTCCCCTGGGCGAGTCGCTGCGGGTGGCCCAGTGGCTGGCCGAGGAGAGCGCCGGCCAGTGCGGCCCCTGCTACCTCGGCCTGCCGGCCGCCGCGCGCGGCCTGGAGGACATCCTCAACGGCGGCGGACCGGCCGCCCTGGAGGCGCTAAAGCAGGTCGCCAAGAACGTGAAGCGGCGCGGCGCGTGCTCGCACCCGGACGGCTCCGCGATGTTCCTGGAGTCGACCATCAAGGCGTTCACGGACGACCTGGCCGCCCACGTCCTCGGCAACGGCTGCGGACGGCCCGTGGAGGGCGTTCTGCCGCTCTTCGAGGGCGGCAGGGCCCCCACGGGCATCCCGGGCGGCGGCGAGTCCGAGGAGAACGGCCCCAGCCGTCAGAAGATCTACGTCGACTGGACCTTGTGCCGGGGCCACGGACTGTGCGCGGACATCCTCCCCGAGGTGTTCCAGCTGGGCGCCGACGGCTTCCCCACGGTGGCGCAGGCTCAGGTGCCGCGGTACGCCGAGGCCAAGGCTCTACGCGCGGTGCGCCGCTGCCCGGCGCTGGCGCTGCGCATCGAGGAGGCACGCGCGCAGGGCGCGCCGGCCCGCAACCTTCCGGTCCTCTCCCAGGGCCGCGGCCGCCGCGCTCTCGGCCGCTGAGCACACGCACGGCGGGCTCCCCGGTGGGAGCCCGCCGTGAGCACACAGGGCGACACACGGGCGACGTACACAAAGAAGGCGGGCCATCCGATTCGGATGGCCCGCCTTCTCATCTACTGTGGAGCTAAGGAGAATTGAACTCCTGACCTCCTGCATGCCATGCAGGCGCTCTACCAACTGAGCTATAGCCCCTTGCCGGTGCCCCTCCGGGTTTCCCCGGCGGCGAAGCCAACATTACTGGCCCACCGGGCCCAACACCAAATCGATTTCACCTCGTACGGAGATGCCCGCTATGCCGGATTTGCACCGACTCTGCGGGCTCAGGCCGTGACGAACGAATAGAACCGCTTGAGCGTGCAGTGCTCCTCCAGAAGCCGGCCGTAGATCGGCTCCCCCTCCAACTCGCGGTACGTCTCGATCGGGTCGCCTTTTATGATCAGCGCCCGCGCGCATTCCTCGCACCAGTACTGGTAGTCGGGATTGATCGGTTCCATGTCGCGGACGATCGGAGTCCCGCTGCCGCACCAGTCGCACTTCCGCCTGTGTGCACCCATCGATCAGCTCCAGCTGTGGCCGCAGGCCGTGCACACGTAGGAAATCCCGCCGTTGTCGCCGAGCATCTGGGCCACGTGCGCGGATCCACAGGAAGGGCAGCTGAGGCGGGTGGACATGTCCCGTGTGACCGCCGCTTCGAGGAGGTGGTCGACCTCCTCGAGGATGCTCGCAGGCATCGCTACTCCTCCCGTCGGGCCGCGCCCCCTTCCGGCCGTTTGATTCTGCCACGGCCGGACCAATACGGTCAGCGACGCCTCAGTACCAGTCCGGACACGGCACCCGGCGGGGCCGTAGAGGTATACGCCTCAGCGAGCCCGAGTGACTCAAACCGGAGCACGAAAAATCCCGCCCCCTGACCGGGAACGGGATCTTGACGTGGAGCTAAGGAGAATTGAACTCCTGACCTCCTGCATGCCATGCAGGCGCTCTACCAACTGAGCTATAGCCCCTCGCGTCCGTCCCCGCTGGCGGGGCGAACAAGAAGAACTTTAGCCTGCGACCTGCCGGAAAGTGAAATCCGGGGTCAGTCGTCGTCGCCGAGCACCGGTTCCGGCAGGGTGCCGGCGTTGTGCTCCAGCAGGCGCCAGCCGCGGGCGCCTTCGCCGAGCACGGACCAGCAGCAGTTGGAGAGTCCGCCGAGGCTCTCCCAGTGGTGGGGGTCGAGACCGAGGAGGCGGCCGATGGTGGTGCGGATCGTGCCGCCGTGGCTGACCACGACGAGCGTGCCGTCCTCGGGGAGCTTCTCGGCGTGCCGGAGCACCACGGGGGCGGCGCGGTCGGCGACCTCGGTCTCCAGTTCGCCGCCACCGCGGCGGACGGGCTCACCGCGCTTCCACGCGGTGTACTCCTCGCCGTACCGGGCGATGATCTCCTCGTGCGTGAGGCCCTGCCAGGCGCCCGCGTAGGTCTCGCGCAGCGCCTCGTCATAGGTGACGTCGAGGCCGGTGAGCGTGGCCAGCTCGGCGGCCGTGGCGGCGGCACGCCGCAGGTCGGAGGCGACCATCGCGTCCGGCTTCAGCGAGGCGAGCAGCCGGGCGGCGCGACGGGCCTGGGCCAGGCCCGTCTCGGTCAGCTCGACGTCCGTGCTGCCCTGGAAGCGGCGCTCCACGTTCCACGAGGTCTGGCCGTGCCGCCACAGGATGACGCGGCGGCCCCGGCCCTTCGTGGCGGACGCCTCACTGAAGGAGGTCACCGCCAGTCACCGTCCAGTTCCGCCGCCTCCTCGGCCGCGCGCAGCTTGGCGTGCTCCTCGGCCTTGCCGCGGGTGGCCTTGGCCTCCTCGGGCAGTTCGAGCTCGGGGCAGTCCTTCCACAGCCGCTCCAGGGCGTAGAAGACGCGCTCCTCGCTGTGCTGGACGTGGACGACGATGTCGACGTAGTCGAGCAGCACCCAGCGGGCCTCGCGGTCGCCCTCGCGGCGCACCGGCTTGGCGCCGAGCTCCTTCGAGAGGCGCTCCTCGATCTCGTCCACGATCGCCTTGACCTGGCGGTCGTTGGGCGCGGAGGCCAGCAGGAAGGCGTCCGTGATGGACAGCACCTCACTGACGTCGTAGGCGACGATGTCGTGGGCCAGCTTGTCGGCAGCCGCCTGGGCGGCGGTGTTGATCAGCTCGTGAGAGCGGTCGGTCACGGTCACTACAAGGCTTTCGGTCGGCGGACACTTGCCACCAAGGGTCTCACGGACCGCAGCGGGACCCCCACGCGATGACGGAGATCACGTGGGGAGCGCGCTCCCGCCGGCTAGCCGGACGACGGCTTGTAGTCCTGGCCGAGGACCACGGAGACGTCGGCGCTCGCGGAGATCCTGCCCTTGGTGACGGAGCCGGCGGGCAGGCCCAGGGTCTTGGCGACCTCGGCGGCGTTCGCCTTGTCGGCGGCGTCGGCGTAGACGACCTCGGAGGTGGCCTGGGCGGTGCCGGTGCCGCTCTCCAGGAAGGTGAAGCCGCCGTTGAGGAGCACGACGCGGGCCTTCTCGGTGTTGTCCTTGACGCCGGTGGCGTTCTGGACGGCGACGCTGACGGCGGCGTCCTTGTCGGGGCTCTTGGCGGTGCCGCCGAGGACGTTCCTGACCACACCGGCGCTCGCCTGGGCGCTGAGCGTGCCGTCGCTCTGGACGGGCAGCAGGTCGGTCTTGACGTCGCCGCCCTTGGCGAGGTCGGAGAGCCCGGCGAGGAAGGTGCCGAGGTCCTTGTCGGTGAGGGAGGGGTCCAGGATCTGCGCGAGGGTCTGGATGGTGGTCGTCGCGGCCTGCGGGTCGGAGGACATCTTGCGCAGGATGCCCTGCATGACCTGCCCGAAGCGCTCCAGCTGGGCGTTCTGGGCCTCGCCGGGCGCGCGGTAGGTGGCGTAGGCGACCGCCATCTTGCCGCTGAGGGTCTGGTCCTGGCCCTTGTTGACCAGGGGGGCCTCGCCCTCCTTCTTCGCGGCGGGGTCGGGCACGTCGGCGTCGGTGTCGACGTCGATGCTGCCGACGAGGTCGACGAGGTTCTGCAGGTAGGGGGTGTCCAGGCGCCAGGTGCCCTCGATGTCGGTGCCGAGGACCGTGTCGAGTGCGTCGCGGGTGCCGTCGGAGCCGTCGTCCTCGACCGACTTGGCGAGCGTCGTCGTGGTGCCGTCGTCGCTGCTCAGGGCGAGGGAGTTGGGCATCAGGACGGTGGTGCCCCGCTTCGTGGTGGTGTTGTCGACGAGGAGGGCGGTGGAGGTGCCGCCGCCCTTGGTGTCGTGCAGGTGGACGACGATCACGTCGCGCTTCTGGGCGCCCGCGGCCGTCGCGGTGCCGGTCTTGGAGTCGTCGGAGGACAGGCCGGGGAGCTTTCCGGCGTACCAGAGGTAGCCGACGCCGCCGGCCGCGACGAGGGCGAGCACGACCGCCAGGGCGACGATCCGGCTGCGGGCCCGGCGCCGGGCCTCCTCGCGGCGTTCGGTGCGGTTCTCGGTGAACTTCAGCCAGTCGATGACGTCTTCGGAGTTGGCGTCCGGTTCCTCGACGAAGGCGAACTGCTCGGTGTGGTACTCCCGTTGCGGCTCGGCCGGGGCCTCCTGGTCGTGGGCCGGGCCGGCCTGCTGCGGGATGTGGGCGGTCTGCTGCGCGGTCTGTTCGGCGACGAGGGGCTGCCGGCCGGTGGCGCCGGTGGCCGGGGCCTGACCGTAGGGGTCGTGGGGGGCGCCCTGGTGCGAGCCGGTGGCGTACGGGTCATAGGCGCCGTAGGGCGCGGCGGACTGCTGCCGGCCCGTGCCGTAGTCGTAGGCAGGCGGGGACTGCTGCCCCTGCTGCCCGTACGGGTCGTAGCCGTAGCCCTGCTGGTGCTGCTGGGCGTACGGGTCGTACGTCTGCTGCTGGGTCTGGACCTGCCGGTAGACAGGCTGGCCGTACTCGTCGTAGCCGACGAGCTCGTACTGGTCGGCGCCGTGGTCTGCGGCCCCCGCGTCGTATCGGTCGTTCACCGGTGCCCCTCTCGGCTCACTCGCCGCGGTAC
This is a stretch of genomic DNA from Streptomyces hawaiiensis. It encodes these proteins:
- a CDS encoding NADH-quinone oxidoreductase subunit NuoF family protein, translated to MNEALPDVPEVRVVGLPQLTSGFDLVDRLDLPMHLKVHGPLEPMGGEQLAQLAERINLKGRGGAGFPFHKKLRSVAEAAIKRGVRPVVVVNGSEDEPACRKDTVLINRAPHLILDGALLCAEALGARTLVVGVTRESTQRSMEAALAERGLSNGRRSALRARVQRNPVRMVTGAAASLVRSIDGGPAVPPGRKVSASQNGVGGAPTLLSNAETFAQLAIAARIGPERYGNTGLYDEPGTVMLTVSGAVARPMVIEVPTGVPLRYVLQLAGAPPVPQGVLTGGYHGKWIDAATVNEAIVSRNSLDAVGGALGAGAILPITQDTCPLGESLRVAQWLAEESAGQCGPCYLGLPAAARGLEDILNGGGPAALEALKQVAKNVKRRGACSHPDGSAMFLESTIKAFTDDLAAHVLGNGCGRPVEGVLPLFEGGRAPTGIPGGGESEENGPSRQKIYVDWTLCRGHGLCADILPEVFQLGADGFPTVAQAQVPRYAEAKALRAVRRCPALALRIEEARAQGAPARNLPVLSQGRGRRALGR
- a CDS encoding IS1 family transposase; the protein is MPASILEEVDHLLEAAVTRDMSTRLSCPSCGSAHVAQMLGDNGGISYVCTACGHSWS
- a CDS encoding histidine phosphatase family protein — its product is MTSFSEASATKGRGRRVILWRHGQTSWNVERRFQGSTDVELTETGLAQARRAARLLASLKPDAMVASDLRRAAATAAELATLTGLDVTYDEALRETYAGAWQGLTHEEIIARYGEEYTAWKRGEPVRRGGGELETEVADRAAPVVLRHAEKLPEDGTLVVVSHGGTIRTTIGRLLGLDPHHWESLGGLSNCCWSVLGEGARGWRLLEHNAGTLPEPVLGDDD
- the rsfS gene encoding ribosome silencing factor, producing MTVTDRSHELINTAAQAAADKLAHDIVAYDVSEVLSITDAFLLASAPNDRQVKAIVDEIEERLSKELGAKPVRREGDREARWVLLDYVDIVVHVQHSEERVFYALERLWKDCPELELPEEAKATRGKAEEHAKLRAAEEAAELDGDWR
- a CDS encoding LCP family protein, with the translated sequence MNDRYDAGAADHGADQYELVGYDEYGQPVYRQVQTQQQTYDPYAQQHQQGYGYDPYGQQGQQSPPAYDYGTGRQQSAAPYGAYDPYATGSHQGAPHDPYGQAPATGATGRQPLVAEQTAQQTAHIPQQAGPAHDQEAPAEPQREYHTEQFAFVEEPDANSEDVIDWLKFTENRTERREEARRRARSRIVALAVVLALVAAGGVGYLWYAGKLPGLSSDDSKTGTATAAGAQKRDVIVVHLHDTKGGGTSTALLVDNTTTKRGTTVLMPNSLALSSDDGTTTTLAKSVEDDGSDGTRDALDTVLGTDIEGTWRLDTPYLQNLVDLVGSIDVDTDADVPDPAAKKEGEAPLVNKGQDQTLSGKMAVAYATYRAPGEAQNAQLERFGQVMQGILRKMSSDPQAATTTIQTLAQILDPSLTDKDLGTFLAGLSDLAKGGDVKTDLLPVQSDGTLSAQASAGVVRNVLGGTAKSPDKDAAVSVAVQNATGVKDNTEKARVVLLNGGFTFLESGTGTAQATSEVVYADAADKANAAEVAKTLGLPAGSVTKGRISASADVSVVLGQDYKPSSG